One Manduca sexta isolate Smith_Timp_Sample1 chromosome 28, JHU_Msex_v1.0, whole genome shotgun sequence DNA window includes the following coding sequences:
- the LOC115451895 gene encoding protein crumbs isoform X2, which translates to MSDIMVPQDRPPIARPWIRPARRESASTEPHAHSPRTTSTARARPGTKSGGFRCECETGWTGARCEVAAGAECPRPCLNGGTCRDGTDGPVCECRAGYAGPACEHALDCRATSCPHHQECVEQGTTWRCAPAAADSACLSSPCHNGTCLALDSGLFQCQCPPGNDGRFCELDINECDLKTNICNHGVCINLIGSYQCYCRPGYTGDSCEQDIDECLSSPCKNGGTCQNLENNYECICMEGFEGKDCSININECATNPCAAGSTCVDGIASYSCVCQDGLTGANCEIDIDDCKSQPCQHGGRCVDGLNSYTCDCTGTGYMDEDCSVNIDECAPQPCRHGGTCVDDVNDYHCTCYPAYTGKNCEVDINECESEPCKYDGVCLERSNSSLYLPPDAPPVQVGPQDQMLLPAVFYQPFSFENASGFECVCLLGTTGSRCEINIDECATQPCGHGKCIDGIGSYSCDCHAGYEGDHCEIEIDECQRYQPCEHGRCYDGRASYHCVCAAGWGGRNCSVVLEGCRDSPCRHNGTCHAWLRDETEHQFNCTCAPGYYGTKCEKITTMSLEKSSYAEVNTSREEGYDISFRFKTTLGNGLLAMGRGLTYFFLELSNGRLNLHSSLLNKWEGVFIGSNLNDSKWQKVFVTINSSHLVLAANEEQTIYPISQIEAYNSSVTSFPTTRLGTAGSSFATVTHGPNFFVGCFQDVVVNGQWVLPSDASAPGAVGAAADEGARTELRGVLASCPRRPQCEPNPCQSGGVCEDAWTSFVCTCPRPHLGDTCQYDYVAATFGHEAATPRSVVRVAVSDEARRAVLAALDISMFIRTRKPTGQIFYLGSQPRYGQTEETQVGASLAGGELLVHLRFNQTPENYTVGGTRLDNGYLHLIEVVRNSTLVQVKLNGTEYFRKSISGAKQLDAEVLYLGGPPPVLQGPETAALVAAGSAPSLPSPAAPVSVPAGTALSPLSPLPPSPSAPAAPAAAPATLAPALPQAITSTPPTTPATVDDQPDNSTYFKGVIQDVQVSNGVNVTVVEFFPLRVPGLQLPRPFGHVWFDPTGVLRGVVSDDACAQRPCLHNATCTTTWNDYTCACPRGYKGKDCAEVEFCQLQGCPLNSHCRNLDAGYECVSNATFDGVNTTLTYKLRVPRGVAIAADEAYDRPDTLTITYRTKAGGTVFRAESEDESAEEGAWFSVGVFKELVSVQWRLGGRLPRALRMHAHHSHLQWTTVRFTFHRDQITGAFVDAEGRAPVGLSGAIDVRAWQRLVRDGRLYLGGAPRSRPAPAAAASTLPPTLAPTALTDGSTDPSTWDNSEGEETPGDNLEGKYFKGCVGAVHVGSLLLPFFTEEELFVGAAARLLAGQPHYALVSGRGWGASQGVECVLCLETDCANGGRCADVRSSYACACPPGYSGEYCQIDIDECASHQCQNGATCQDGVASYTCICPEGFEGELCSVDIDECVSSPCQHGGTCVNEPGSFRCACAGAWRGRVCELPHARSCAHRPCIHGSCTDTDPDPVTGNPFKCSCLKGYEGEYCEHAFCELTPCVHGTCVNDTESAWCACAEGWRGARCSEERDGCAEAARGAQPACLHGGRCVTAHNQLLCDCANTGWTGVRCEVDVDECAAGLVSCGPGDCLNLDGNYTCLCTPGFCGHECALLDPCFEPAPSAGAGADAAPDGSAANGTGPCLNGGQCSQRCGAATDYHCQCAAGWTGKNCSVAAALAAPEAAGGAAGVAWGVGGALLALALAAAALAALAAQARRKRATRGTYSPSGQEYCNPRAEMMHHALKPPPEERLI; encoded by the exons ATGTCGGATATTAtg GTGCCCCAGGACCGTCCCCCAATTGCACGACCCTGGATCAGGCCTGCGAGGCGGGAGTCTGCCTCAACGGAGCCACATGCACACTCGCCTCGGACCACTTCAACTGCTCGTGCGCGCCCGGGTACAAAG TCGGGCGGGTTCCGCTGCGAGTGCGAGACGGGATGGACGGGCGCTCGGTGTGAGGTGGCGGCGGGGGCGGAGTGCCCCCGGCCCTGTCTCAACGGGGGCACGTGTCGCGACGGCACCGACGGGCCCGTGTGCGAGTGCCGCGCCGGATACGCCGGCCCCGCCTGCGAACATGCGCTGGACTGTCGTGCTACATCATGCCCTCATCATCAG GAGTGCGTAGAGCAGGGCACTACTTGGCGCTGTGCTCCCGCTGCGGCGGACTCTGCGTGCCTATCGTCACCCTGTCATAACGGCACATGTCTAGCGCTAGATTCTGGACTCTTCCAGTGCCAGTGTCCCCCAGGCAATGACG gaAGATTCTGCGAATTGGACATAAACGAGTGTGATTTGAAAACCAACATATGTAATCACGGTGTATGCATCAACCTCATCGGCTCTTATCAATGCTACTGCAGGCCTG GGTATACGGGTGATAGTTGCGAGCAAGATATAGATGAATGTCTCTCTTCGCCGTGCAAAAATGGTGGCACCTGCCAGAACTTGGAGAATAACTACGAGTGTATATGTATGGAAGGATTTGAAG GGAAGGACTGTTCGATAAATATAAACGAATGTGCGACGAACCCGTGTGCGGCCGGGTCGACCTGCGTGGACGGCATCGCCAGCTACTCGTGCGTGTGTCAGGACGGACTCACCGGCGCTAACTGCGAGATTGACATTGACGACTGCAAG TCCCAACCCTGCCAGCATGGCGGACGCTGCGTGGACGGTCTGAACAGCTACACGTGCGATTGTACCGGCACCGGGTACATGGACGAGGACTGCTCGGTGAACATCGATGAGTGCGCGCCGCAGCCGTGCCGACACGGTGGCACCTGCGTCGACGACGTCAACGACTACCACTGCACTTGCTACCCTGCCTATACTG GTAAAAACTGCGAAGTGGACATAAATGAGTGCGAGAGCGAGCCGTGTAAGTACGATGGCGTGTGCCTCGAGCGGAGCAACTCTAGTTTGTATCTGCCGCCGGACGCGCCGCCAGTGCAGGTCGGCCCGCAGGACCAGATGCTGTTGCCCGCTGTATTCTACCAACCATTCTCTTTCGAAAATGCTAGCGG GTTCGAGTGCGTGTGCCTACTGGGTACGACGGGTTCTCGGTGTGAGATCAATATAGACGAGTGCGCGACGCAGCCGTGCGGCCACGGCAAGTGCATCGACGGCATTGGCAGCTACTCGTGCGATTGCCACGCCGGCTACGAGGGCGACCACTGCGAGATCGAGATTGATGAGTGTCAGAG ATACCAACCATGCGAGCACGGCCGCTGCTACGACGGTCGCGCGTCGTACCACTGCGTGTGCGCGGCGGGGTGGGGCGGCCGCAACTGCTCCGTGGTGCTGGAGGGCTGTCGCGACTCGCCCTGCCGCCACAACGGCACCTGCCACGCCTGGCTGCGCGACGAGACCGAGCACCAGTTCAACTGCACCTGCGCGCCCGGCTACTACGGCACCAAGTGCGAGAAG ATAACTACGATGTCCCTGGAGAAGAGTAGCTACGCAGAAGTGAACACGTCCCGCGAGGAGGGCTACGACATATCATTCCGATTCAAGACTACGCTCGGCAACGGGCTGCTGGCCATGGGGCGCGGGCTCACCTACTTCTTCCTTGAACTCTCGAACGGGAGACTCAACTTGCACTCTAGCCTTCTCAATAAGTGGGAAGGCGTGTTTATCGGCTCCAACCTTAATGACAGCAAGTGGCAGAAG GTATTCGTGACGATAAACTCGTCTCACCTGGTGCTGGCCGCGAACGAGGAGCAGACCATCTACCCGATCAGTCAGATCGAGGCGTACAACTCGTCGGTGACGTCGTTCCCGACCACGCGGCTCGGCACGGCGGGCTCGTCGTTCGCCACCGTGACGCACGGGCCCAACTTCTTCGTCGGCTGCTTCCAGGACGTCGTGGTCAACGGACAGTGGGTGCTGCCGTCGGACGCGAGCGCGCCCGGCGCGGTGGGCGCGGCGGCCGACGAGGGCGCGCGCACGGAGCTGCGCGGCGTGCTGGCGTCGtgcccgcgccgcccgcagtGCGAGCCCAACCCGTGCCAGTCGGGCGGCGTGTGCGAGGACGCCTGGACCAGCTTCGTGTGCACGTGCCCGCGCCCGCACCTCGGCGACACGTGCCAGTACGACTACGTGGCGGCCACGTTCGGCCACGAGGCGGCCACGCCGCGCTCGGTGGTGCGCGTGGCGGTGTCGGACGAGGCGCGGCGCGCCGTGCTGGCCGCGCTCGACATCTCCATGTTCATCCGCACGCGCAAGCCCACGGGACAGATATTCTATCTCGGATCGCAGCCGCG GTACGGGCAGACGGAGGAGACGCAGGTGGGCGCGTCGCTGGCGGGCGGCGAGCTGCTCGTCCATCTGCGGTTCAACCAGACGCCAGAGAACTACACCGTCGGCGGCACGCGTCTCGACAACGGATACTTGCATCTCATTGAG GTGGTGCGTAATTCGACCCTGGTGCAGGTGAAGTTGAACGGGACCGAGTACTTCCGCAAGTCTATATCAGGCGCCAAACAGCTAGACGCCGAG GTGCTGTACCTGGGCGGGCCGCCGCCGGTGCTGCAAGGCCCGGAGACGGCGGCGCTAGTGGCGGCGGGCTCGGCGCCGTCGCTGCCGTCGCCCGCGGCGCCCGTGTCGGTGCCGGCCGGCACGGCGCTGTCTCCCCTGTCTCCCCTGCCGCCGTCCCCGTCGgcccccgccgcccccgccgcggCCCCCGCAACCCTCGCGCCTGCACTCCCGCAGGCCATCACCTCGACACCTCCCACGACGCCCGCCACCGTCGATGATCAGCCTGACAACTCGACTTACTTTAAAGGAGTCATTCAGGACGTACAG GTATCGAACGGCGTGAACGTGACGGTGGTGGAGTTCTTCCCGCTGCGCGTGCCAGGTCTGCAGCTGCCGCGTCCGTTCGGACACGTGTGGTTCGACCCGACCGGCGTGCTGCGCGGAGTGGTGTCCGACGACGCATGCGCACAACGACCCTGTCTGCACAACGCCACTTGTACCACCACCTGGAACGACTACAC ATGCGCGTGTCCCCGCGGCTACAAAGGCAAGGACTGCGCCGAGGTGGAGTTCTGTCAGCTGCAGGGCTGTCCGCTCAACTCCCACTGCCGCAACCTCGACGCCGG GTACGAGTGCGTGTCTAACGCGACGTTCGACGGCGTCAACACGACGCTCACGTACAAGCTGCGCGTGCCGCGTGGCGTCGCCATCGCCGCTGACGAGGCCTACGACCGCCCCGACACGCTCACTATCACCTATCG GACGAAGGCCGGCGGCACTGTGTTCCGCGCGGAGAGCGAGGACGAGAGCGCGGAGGAAGGCGCGTGGTTCAGCGTGGGCGTGTTCAAGGAGCTGGTGTCGGTGCAGTGGCGCCTCGGCGGCCGGCTGCCCCGCGCACTGCGCATGCACGCACACCACTCGCATCTGCAGTGGACGACAGTACGGTTCACATTCCACAGGGACCAAATTACAG GCGCGTTCGTGGACGCGGAGGGGCGCGCGCCGGTGGGCCTGTCGGGCGCGATCGACGTGCGCGCGTGGCAGCGCCTGGTGCGCGACGGGCGCCTGTACCTCGGCGGCGCGCCGCGCTCccgccccgcgcccgccgccgccgcctccaCCCTGCCGCCCACGCTCGCGCCCACTGCACTG ACTGATGGCTCCACGGATCCTAGCACTTGGGATAACTCGGAAGGCGAGGAAACTCCCGGAGATAACTTAGAAGGAAAATATTTCAAG GGTTGCGTGGGCGCAGTGCACGTGGGCTCGCTGCTGCTGCCGTTCTTCACCGAGGAAGAGCTGTTCGTGGGCGCCGCCGCGCGTCTGCTCGCCGGACAGCCGCACTACGCACTTGT GTCGGGTCGCGGGTGGGGCGCGTCGCAGGGCGTGGAGTGCGTGCTGTGCCTGGAGACGGACTGCGCCAACGGCGGCCGCTGTGCCGACGTGCGCTCCTCCTACGCGTGCGCCTGCCCGCCCGGATACTCGGGCGAGTACTGCCAG ATCGATATAGACGAGTGCGCGTCGCATCAGTGCCAGAACGGTGCCACGTGTCAAGACGGAGTAGCTTCTTACACCTGTATATGTCCTGAGGGATTTGAAGGGGAATT GTGTTCCGTGGACATCGACGAGTGCGTGTCGTCCCCGTGCCAGCACGGCGGCACGTGCGTGAACGAGCCGGGCTCGTTCCGGTGCGCGTGCGCCGGCGCGTGGCGCGGCCGCGTCTGCGAGCTGCCGCACGCGCGCTCTTGCGCACATCGACCGTGCATCCACGGCTCTTGCACTGATACCGATCCCG ATCCGGTGACCGGTAATCCATTCAAGTGCTCGTGTTTGAAGGGGTATGAGGGCGAGTACTGCGAGCATGCGTTCTGCGAGCTGACGCCCTGCGTGCACGGCACGTGCGTCAACGACACCGAG AGCGCGTGGTGCGCGTGCGCGGAGGGCTGGCGCGGCGCGCGCTGCTCGGAGGAGCGCGACGGCTGCGCggaggcggcgcgcggcgcgcagCCCGCCTGCCTGCACGGCGGCCGCTGCGTCACCGCGCACAACCAGCTGCTCTGCGACTGCGCCAACACAG GCTGGACGGGCGTGCGCTGCGAGGTGGACGTGGACGAGTGCGCGGCCGGGCTCGTGAGCTGCGGGCCCGGGGACTGCCTCAACCTCGACGGCAACTACAC TTGTCTGTGCACGCCTGGTTTCTGCGGGCATGAATGCGCGCTGCTGGACCCGTGCTTCGAGCCGGCGCCGAGTGCAGGCGCGGGCGCGGACGCGGCGCCGGACGGCTCGGCCGCCAACGGCACCGGGCCCTGTCTGAACGGCGGGCAGTGCTCGCAGCGGTGCGGCGCCGCCACCGACTACCACTGCCAGTGCGCGGCCGGCTGGACCGGCAAGAACTGCTCCGTGGCGGCCGCGCTGGCGGCGCCCgaggcggcgggcggcgcggcgggcgtgGCGTGGGGCGTGGGCGGCGCGCTGCTGGCGCTGGCGCTGGCGgccgcggcgctggcggcgctggcggcgcagGCGCGGCGCAAGCGCGCCACGCGCGGCACCTACTCGCCCTCGGGGCAGGAGTACTGCAACCCGCGCGCTGAGATGATGCACCACGCGCTCAAGCCGCCGCCGGAGGAACGACTCATATAG
- the LOC115451895 gene encoding protein crumbs isoform X1: MPNVVTGVVISKQVTCICDVGYYGAPGPSPNCTTLDQACEAGVCLNGATCTLASDHFNCSCAPGYKGVYCELAAGKALADPKPPERCASAPCLHAKNCLDLISGGFRCECETGWTGARCEVAAGAECPRPCLNGGTCRDGTDGPVCECRAGYAGPACEHALDCRATSCPHHQECVEQGTTWRCAPAAADSACLSSPCHNGTCLALDSGLFQCQCPPGNDGRFCELDINECDLKTNICNHGVCINLIGSYQCYCRPGYTGDSCEQDIDECLSSPCKNGGTCQNLENNYECICMEGFEGKDCSININECATNPCAAGSTCVDGIASYSCVCQDGLTGANCEIDIDDCKSQPCQHGGRCVDGLNSYTCDCTGTGYMDEDCSVNIDECAPQPCRHGGTCVDDVNDYHCTCYPAYTGKNCEVDINECESEPCKYDGVCLERSNSSLYLPPDAPPVQVGPQDQMLLPAVFYQPFSFENASGFECVCLLGTTGSRCEINIDECATQPCGHGKCIDGIGSYSCDCHAGYEGDHCEIEIDECQRYQPCEHGRCYDGRASYHCVCAAGWGGRNCSVVLEGCRDSPCRHNGTCHAWLRDETEHQFNCTCAPGYYGTKCEKITTMSLEKSSYAEVNTSREEGYDISFRFKTTLGNGLLAMGRGLTYFFLELSNGRLNLHSSLLNKWEGVFIGSNLNDSKWQKVFVTINSSHLVLAANEEQTIYPISQIEAYNSSVTSFPTTRLGTAGSSFATVTHGPNFFVGCFQDVVVNGQWVLPSDASAPGAVGAAADEGARTELRGVLASCPRRPQCEPNPCQSGGVCEDAWTSFVCTCPRPHLGDTCQYDYVAATFGHEAATPRSVVRVAVSDEARRAVLAALDISMFIRTRKPTGQIFYLGSQPRYGQTEETQVGASLAGGELLVHLRFNQTPENYTVGGTRLDNGYLHLIEVVRNSTLVQVKLNGTEYFRKSISGAKQLDAEVLYLGGPPPVLQGPETAALVAAGSAPSLPSPAAPVSVPAGTALSPLSPLPPSPSAPAAPAAAPATLAPALPQAITSTPPTTPATVDDQPDNSTYFKGVIQDVQVSNGVNVTVVEFFPLRVPGLQLPRPFGHVWFDPTGVLRGVVSDDACAQRPCLHNATCTTTWNDYTCACPRGYKGKDCAEVEFCQLQGCPLNSHCRNLDAGYECVSNATFDGVNTTLTYKLRVPRGVAIAADEAYDRPDTLTITYRTKAGGTVFRAESEDESAEEGAWFSVGVFKELVSVQWRLGGRLPRALRMHAHHSHLQWTTVRFTFHRDQITGAFVDAEGRAPVGLSGAIDVRAWQRLVRDGRLYLGGAPRSRPAPAAAASTLPPTLAPTALTDGSTDPSTWDNSEGEETPGDNLEGKYFKGCVGAVHVGSLLLPFFTEEELFVGAAARLLAGQPHYALVSGRGWGASQGVECVLCLETDCANGGRCADVRSSYACACPPGYSGEYCQIDIDECASHQCQNGATCQDGVASYTCICPEGFEGELCSVDIDECVSSPCQHGGTCVNEPGSFRCACAGAWRGRVCELPHARSCAHRPCIHGSCTDTDPDPVTGNPFKCSCLKGYEGEYCEHAFCELTPCVHGTCVNDTESAWCACAEGWRGARCSEERDGCAEAARGAQPACLHGGRCVTAHNQLLCDCANTGWTGVRCEVDVDECAAGLVSCGPGDCLNLDGNYTCLCTPGFCGHECALLDPCFEPAPSAGAGADAAPDGSAANGTGPCLNGGQCSQRCGAATDYHCQCAAGWTGKNCSVAAALAAPEAAGGAAGVAWGVGGALLALALAAAALAALAAQARRKRATRGTYSPSGQEYCNPRAEMMHHALKPPPEERLI; the protein is encoded by the exons ATGCCAAATGTAGTGACCGGTGTGGTGATATCAAAACAAGTGACTTGCATCTGTGATGTCGGATATTAtg GTGCCCCAGGACCGTCCCCCAATTGCACGACCCTGGATCAGGCCTGCGAGGCGGGAGTCTGCCTCAACGGAGCCACATGCACACTCGCCTCGGACCACTTCAACTGCTCGTGCGCGCCCGGGTACAAAG GCGTGTACTGCGAGCTGGCGGCGGGCAAGGCGCTGGCGGACCCCAAGCCGCCCGAGCGCTGCGCCTCCGCGCCCTGCCTGCATGCCAAGAACTGCCTCGACCTCATC TCGGGCGGGTTCCGCTGCGAGTGCGAGACGGGATGGACGGGCGCTCGGTGTGAGGTGGCGGCGGGGGCGGAGTGCCCCCGGCCCTGTCTCAACGGGGGCACGTGTCGCGACGGCACCGACGGGCCCGTGTGCGAGTGCCGCGCCGGATACGCCGGCCCCGCCTGCGAACATGCGCTGGACTGTCGTGCTACATCATGCCCTCATCATCAG GAGTGCGTAGAGCAGGGCACTACTTGGCGCTGTGCTCCCGCTGCGGCGGACTCTGCGTGCCTATCGTCACCCTGTCATAACGGCACATGTCTAGCGCTAGATTCTGGACTCTTCCAGTGCCAGTGTCCCCCAGGCAATGACG gaAGATTCTGCGAATTGGACATAAACGAGTGTGATTTGAAAACCAACATATGTAATCACGGTGTATGCATCAACCTCATCGGCTCTTATCAATGCTACTGCAGGCCTG GGTATACGGGTGATAGTTGCGAGCAAGATATAGATGAATGTCTCTCTTCGCCGTGCAAAAATGGTGGCACCTGCCAGAACTTGGAGAATAACTACGAGTGTATATGTATGGAAGGATTTGAAG GGAAGGACTGTTCGATAAATATAAACGAATGTGCGACGAACCCGTGTGCGGCCGGGTCGACCTGCGTGGACGGCATCGCCAGCTACTCGTGCGTGTGTCAGGACGGACTCACCGGCGCTAACTGCGAGATTGACATTGACGACTGCAAG TCCCAACCCTGCCAGCATGGCGGACGCTGCGTGGACGGTCTGAACAGCTACACGTGCGATTGTACCGGCACCGGGTACATGGACGAGGACTGCTCGGTGAACATCGATGAGTGCGCGCCGCAGCCGTGCCGACACGGTGGCACCTGCGTCGACGACGTCAACGACTACCACTGCACTTGCTACCCTGCCTATACTG GTAAAAACTGCGAAGTGGACATAAATGAGTGCGAGAGCGAGCCGTGTAAGTACGATGGCGTGTGCCTCGAGCGGAGCAACTCTAGTTTGTATCTGCCGCCGGACGCGCCGCCAGTGCAGGTCGGCCCGCAGGACCAGATGCTGTTGCCCGCTGTATTCTACCAACCATTCTCTTTCGAAAATGCTAGCGG GTTCGAGTGCGTGTGCCTACTGGGTACGACGGGTTCTCGGTGTGAGATCAATATAGACGAGTGCGCGACGCAGCCGTGCGGCCACGGCAAGTGCATCGACGGCATTGGCAGCTACTCGTGCGATTGCCACGCCGGCTACGAGGGCGACCACTGCGAGATCGAGATTGATGAGTGTCAGAG ATACCAACCATGCGAGCACGGCCGCTGCTACGACGGTCGCGCGTCGTACCACTGCGTGTGCGCGGCGGGGTGGGGCGGCCGCAACTGCTCCGTGGTGCTGGAGGGCTGTCGCGACTCGCCCTGCCGCCACAACGGCACCTGCCACGCCTGGCTGCGCGACGAGACCGAGCACCAGTTCAACTGCACCTGCGCGCCCGGCTACTACGGCACCAAGTGCGAGAAG ATAACTACGATGTCCCTGGAGAAGAGTAGCTACGCAGAAGTGAACACGTCCCGCGAGGAGGGCTACGACATATCATTCCGATTCAAGACTACGCTCGGCAACGGGCTGCTGGCCATGGGGCGCGGGCTCACCTACTTCTTCCTTGAACTCTCGAACGGGAGACTCAACTTGCACTCTAGCCTTCTCAATAAGTGGGAAGGCGTGTTTATCGGCTCCAACCTTAATGACAGCAAGTGGCAGAAG GTATTCGTGACGATAAACTCGTCTCACCTGGTGCTGGCCGCGAACGAGGAGCAGACCATCTACCCGATCAGTCAGATCGAGGCGTACAACTCGTCGGTGACGTCGTTCCCGACCACGCGGCTCGGCACGGCGGGCTCGTCGTTCGCCACCGTGACGCACGGGCCCAACTTCTTCGTCGGCTGCTTCCAGGACGTCGTGGTCAACGGACAGTGGGTGCTGCCGTCGGACGCGAGCGCGCCCGGCGCGGTGGGCGCGGCGGCCGACGAGGGCGCGCGCACGGAGCTGCGCGGCGTGCTGGCGTCGtgcccgcgccgcccgcagtGCGAGCCCAACCCGTGCCAGTCGGGCGGCGTGTGCGAGGACGCCTGGACCAGCTTCGTGTGCACGTGCCCGCGCCCGCACCTCGGCGACACGTGCCAGTACGACTACGTGGCGGCCACGTTCGGCCACGAGGCGGCCACGCCGCGCTCGGTGGTGCGCGTGGCGGTGTCGGACGAGGCGCGGCGCGCCGTGCTGGCCGCGCTCGACATCTCCATGTTCATCCGCACGCGCAAGCCCACGGGACAGATATTCTATCTCGGATCGCAGCCGCG GTACGGGCAGACGGAGGAGACGCAGGTGGGCGCGTCGCTGGCGGGCGGCGAGCTGCTCGTCCATCTGCGGTTCAACCAGACGCCAGAGAACTACACCGTCGGCGGCACGCGTCTCGACAACGGATACTTGCATCTCATTGAG GTGGTGCGTAATTCGACCCTGGTGCAGGTGAAGTTGAACGGGACCGAGTACTTCCGCAAGTCTATATCAGGCGCCAAACAGCTAGACGCCGAG GTGCTGTACCTGGGCGGGCCGCCGCCGGTGCTGCAAGGCCCGGAGACGGCGGCGCTAGTGGCGGCGGGCTCGGCGCCGTCGCTGCCGTCGCCCGCGGCGCCCGTGTCGGTGCCGGCCGGCACGGCGCTGTCTCCCCTGTCTCCCCTGCCGCCGTCCCCGTCGgcccccgccgcccccgccgcggCCCCCGCAACCCTCGCGCCTGCACTCCCGCAGGCCATCACCTCGACACCTCCCACGACGCCCGCCACCGTCGATGATCAGCCTGACAACTCGACTTACTTTAAAGGAGTCATTCAGGACGTACAG GTATCGAACGGCGTGAACGTGACGGTGGTGGAGTTCTTCCCGCTGCGCGTGCCAGGTCTGCAGCTGCCGCGTCCGTTCGGACACGTGTGGTTCGACCCGACCGGCGTGCTGCGCGGAGTGGTGTCCGACGACGCATGCGCACAACGACCCTGTCTGCACAACGCCACTTGTACCACCACCTGGAACGACTACAC ATGCGCGTGTCCCCGCGGCTACAAAGGCAAGGACTGCGCCGAGGTGGAGTTCTGTCAGCTGCAGGGCTGTCCGCTCAACTCCCACTGCCGCAACCTCGACGCCGG GTACGAGTGCGTGTCTAACGCGACGTTCGACGGCGTCAACACGACGCTCACGTACAAGCTGCGCGTGCCGCGTGGCGTCGCCATCGCCGCTGACGAGGCCTACGACCGCCCCGACACGCTCACTATCACCTATCG GACGAAGGCCGGCGGCACTGTGTTCCGCGCGGAGAGCGAGGACGAGAGCGCGGAGGAAGGCGCGTGGTTCAGCGTGGGCGTGTTCAAGGAGCTGGTGTCGGTGCAGTGGCGCCTCGGCGGCCGGCTGCCCCGCGCACTGCGCATGCACGCACACCACTCGCATCTGCAGTGGACGACAGTACGGTTCACATTCCACAGGGACCAAATTACAG GCGCGTTCGTGGACGCGGAGGGGCGCGCGCCGGTGGGCCTGTCGGGCGCGATCGACGTGCGCGCGTGGCAGCGCCTGGTGCGCGACGGGCGCCTGTACCTCGGCGGCGCGCCGCGCTCccgccccgcgcccgccgccgccgcctccaCCCTGCCGCCCACGCTCGCGCCCACTGCACTG ACTGATGGCTCCACGGATCCTAGCACTTGGGATAACTCGGAAGGCGAGGAAACTCCCGGAGATAACTTAGAAGGAAAATATTTCAAG GGTTGCGTGGGCGCAGTGCACGTGGGCTCGCTGCTGCTGCCGTTCTTCACCGAGGAAGAGCTGTTCGTGGGCGCCGCCGCGCGTCTGCTCGCCGGACAGCCGCACTACGCACTTGT GTCGGGTCGCGGGTGGGGCGCGTCGCAGGGCGTGGAGTGCGTGCTGTGCCTGGAGACGGACTGCGCCAACGGCGGCCGCTGTGCCGACGTGCGCTCCTCCTACGCGTGCGCCTGCCCGCCCGGATACTCGGGCGAGTACTGCCAG ATCGATATAGACGAGTGCGCGTCGCATCAGTGCCAGAACGGTGCCACGTGTCAAGACGGAGTAGCTTCTTACACCTGTATATGTCCTGAGGGATTTGAAGGGGAATT GTGTTCCGTGGACATCGACGAGTGCGTGTCGTCCCCGTGCCAGCACGGCGGCACGTGCGTGAACGAGCCGGGCTCGTTCCGGTGCGCGTGCGCCGGCGCGTGGCGCGGCCGCGTCTGCGAGCTGCCGCACGCGCGCTCTTGCGCACATCGACCGTGCATCCACGGCTCTTGCACTGATACCGATCCCG ATCCGGTGACCGGTAATCCATTCAAGTGCTCGTGTTTGAAGGGGTATGAGGGCGAGTACTGCGAGCATGCGTTCTGCGAGCTGACGCCCTGCGTGCACGGCACGTGCGTCAACGACACCGAG AGCGCGTGGTGCGCGTGCGCGGAGGGCTGGCGCGGCGCGCGCTGCTCGGAGGAGCGCGACGGCTGCGCggaggcggcgcgcggcgcgcagCCCGCCTGCCTGCACGGCGGCCGCTGCGTCACCGCGCACAACCAGCTGCTCTGCGACTGCGCCAACACAG GCTGGACGGGCGTGCGCTGCGAGGTGGACGTGGACGAGTGCGCGGCCGGGCTCGTGAGCTGCGGGCCCGGGGACTGCCTCAACCTCGACGGCAACTACAC TTGTCTGTGCACGCCTGGTTTCTGCGGGCATGAATGCGCGCTGCTGGACCCGTGCTTCGAGCCGGCGCCGAGTGCAGGCGCGGGCGCGGACGCGGCGCCGGACGGCTCGGCCGCCAACGGCACCGGGCCCTGTCTGAACGGCGGGCAGTGCTCGCAGCGGTGCGGCGCCGCCACCGACTACCACTGCCAGTGCGCGGCCGGCTGGACCGGCAAGAACTGCTCCGTGGCGGCCGCGCTGGCGGCGCCCgaggcggcgggcggcgcggcgggcgtgGCGTGGGGCGTGGGCGGCGCGCTGCTGGCGCTGGCGCTGGCGgccgcggcgctggcggcgctggcggcgcagGCGCGGCGCAAGCGCGCCACGCGCGGCACCTACTCGCCCTCGGGGCAGGAGTACTGCAACCCGCGCGCTGAGATGATGCACCACGCGCTCAAGCCGCCGCCGGAGGAACGACTCATATAG